From Trichomycterus rosablanca isolate fTriRos1 chromosome 18, fTriRos1.hap1, whole genome shotgun sequence, the proteins below share one genomic window:
- the LOC134332544 gene encoding molybdopterin synthase sulfur carrier subunit has product MNPEVQVLVLYFAKSSELSGVKSETISVQSELNSLQLWQQLELRHPKLSVIREQVVLAVRREYVALGEHRVHLQHGDEVAIIPPLSGG; this is encoded by the exons ATGAATCCCGAG GTGCAGGTTTTGGTTTTGTACTTTGCTAAGAGCTCAGAGTTATCAGGAGTCAAATCAGAAACCATCAGTGTTCAGTCTGAACTAAACAGCCTTCAACTGTGGCAACAACTGGAACTCAGACACCCAAA ATTGTCAGTGATACGTGAGCAGGTGGTGCTGGCTGTACGGAGAGAGTACGTGGCTCTGGGTGAGCATCGTGTTCACCTGCAGCACGGCGACGAGGTGGCCATCATTCCACCACTCAGCGGAGGCTAA
- the LOC134332543 gene encoding molybdopterin synthase catalytic subunit has translation MAEDGGLDLIKLTTDKLSTDTVSASVTCSSCGAISLFIGTTRDHFDGKKVVRLEYEAYVPMAESELKKICADVRVRWPAVRHICIHHRLDVVPITEASVIVGISSPHRSDSLEAVRYCIDTLKSTVPIWKKEVYESEESCWKENKECLWTGSRAESGKTS, from the exons ATGGCTGAGGATGGAGGTCTGGACCTGATTAAACTTACCACAGACAAGCTCAGTACTGATACTGTATCAGCTTCAGTGACCTGTTCCTCCTGTGGAGCCATCTCATTATTTATAG GTACTACCAGAGATCATTTCGATGGGAAGAAGGTGGTTCGGCTGGAATACGAAGCCTACGTGCCCATGGCAGAGTCAGAGCTGAAGAAAATATGTGCTGATGTTAGAGTCAGATGGCCGGCTGTGCGACACATCTGCATCCATCACAGGCTGGA TGTGGTACCGATTACAGAAGCCAGTGTGATTGTTGGAATTTCATCCCCTCACCGGAGTGATTCTCTGGAGGCCGTGAGATACTGCATAGACACTCTCAAATCCACCGTTCCTATCTGGAAAAAG GAAGTCTATGAATCAGAGGAGTCATGCTGGAAAGAGAACAAGGAGTGTCTGTGGACAGGAAGTCGGGCTGAGTCGGGCAAAACCAGTTGA
- the fstb gene encoding follistatin b: protein MLRFPSLLLLCLAHFIDEHRVHAGNCWYEQGKNGRCQVLYVSGMSREDCCRSERLGMAWTEEDVSSNTLFRWLLLHGGAPNCIPCKETCDNVDCGTGKKCKLNRRNKPRCVCAPDCSNNTFKGPVCGSDGKTYRNECALRRAKCRRYPNLVAQYQGKCKKTCNEVHCLGSSTCVVDQNNNAYCVTCERVCPEVASPEQYLCGNDGITYVSACHLRRATCILGKSIGVAYEGKCIDAQSCDDIHCPEQKTCLWDTRTGRGRCSVCEDECPESHPGDSVCASDNNTYRSECEMRRAACSRGVVLEVKHTGSCNCVDH from the exons ATGCTCCGGTTCCCGTCGCTGCTTCTGCTCTGCCTGGCGCACTTCATTGATGAGCACCGGGTTCACG CTGGTAACTGCTGGTACGAGCAGGGGAAGAATGGCAGATGCCAGGTACTCTATGTGTCTGGAATGAGCCGGGAGGACTGCTGCAGGAGTGAGCGGCTGGGCATGGCCTGGACTGAGGAGGACGTGTCCAGCAACACCTTATTCCGTTGGTTGCTCCTACACGGTGGTGCACCAAACTGCATACCATGTAAAG AAACATGTGATAACGTCGACTGCGGCACTGGAAAGAAATGTAAGTTGAACAGGAGAAACAAACCCCGCTGTGTGTGCGCTCCGGACTGCTCCAACAACACCTTCAAGGGTCCGGTATGCGGATCAGACGGGAAGACGTATCGCAATGAGTGTGCACTGCGCAGAGCCAAGTGCAGAAGATACCCAAACCTGGTGGCCCAGTACCAGGGCAAATGCAAGA AGACGTGTAATGAAGTGCACTGCCTGGGCAGCTCTACATGCGTGGTGGACCAGAACAATAACGCCTACTGTGTGACCTGTGAGCGTGTCTGCCCCGAGGTCGCCTCGCCAGAACAGTACCTGTGTGGGAATGATGGGATCACTTACGTCAGCGCCTGCCATCTCCGAAGAGCCACGTGCATTCTGGGAAAGTCCATTGGGGTTGCCTACGAGGGCAAATGTATAG ATGCCCAATCGTGTGACGACATCCACTGTCCAGAACAGAAAACGTGCCTGTGGGACACCCGGACGGGTCGAGGGCGTTGCTCTGTCTGTGAGGACGAGTGTCCGGAAAGTCATCCTGGTGACAGCGTGTGCGCCAGCGACAATAACACCTACCGCAGCGAGTGTGAGATGCGCCGGGCCGCCTGCTCGCGAGGCGTCGTCCTCGAGGTCAAACACACAGGATCCTGCAACT GTGTAGATCACTGA